aataattaaaaagaaaatacccACTGTTTCGTCAAATCGATAGCTCTTTGAgttcaagttaattaaaaaaaaattggaataaaatacatattaacacCGATATTACTCGAAGAGTGAGTTTGTTTTCAACTCTCACCTTTTAATAGGTATAgagacaaatatttatatgtagctACAACTGTTCTAAACTCTAAATCATTGTGTGAGTGAAGCAAGTCGCTAAAATCCCTAAGGCTGAGTGCTGCAGTCTGACGGAAATATGAGATGCTTCCAACTGAGACTGAATTCCaagaacaaagtcttactatatttaaaacttcacaaaaattttttgcagaaaGAAGATTTCTTTGGATAACATGCTAGTCCTTTCTGTATTTCCCTAACTTCTAGCAAAGGCATACATCCAGGCTCACCGTCATTAGAAAGCGCATTTCCAAAACAAAGAAATGCTCCGCCGTCACCTCAATACGTTGTAGTTGCAATTGCGCGGAGAGTTGATATAACGCGAGACGATATGAGCTGAGTGTATCAGCGGTGCTCATTATAGTTATCTTGCTCAGTAAATGCGCCACCGTGCGACCCTAaaagtatacaatttttgaataaaggaCTAAGAGAGAGCTTATTTAACAAGAACTTACTAATTTCGTGCAATTATCGCATAAACAACACAAGTGACAGATGAGCGCGATTAAGGGCATCATGGCGGCTGGGCCAGCTATGTAATAGTAACGACGTCTGACGAAACCATCCAAGCTCAGTAAAGTCCAATATAGATTGCAGGTAAAGTCAAACATATAGCAGGCAATGATGCTAAACATCGACCAGCCGGCGAAACTGTTGAGTAGCTGAAATGCTTTATGCAGCAGCATATAGATCTCCTTGATGGCCAGCAGATACTCCAACGAAGCCAACTTCTCGTAGTTGATATCCAGCAGTTGCTGCGCCGGCGCCGTGCGGTAGGCTTCAATTTGACGCAGTTTCGTGCAGAGACACTCGAGATAGTGCCGCAAGACGCGCACGTAGATGACCAGCTGTATTATGCGTAGGCGCATAGTTATTATGGACCAGAGCCCATGCCAAAAGTAACCAATGTAATTCAACCAAAGTGACGTGATAATGAAGAGCATTATGGAGCCAAGCGACAATGCAAGCAGGTAAATTAAATGTGTGCGTACAATTTTATGCAACAACAGCGGTTGGACATCCTGTCGCAAGCGCAACTTCAAGGATACCTCAATCTCATCCAAGAGCAGAAGGAAAGCCTCGTGCTCTGGCTGCTTCCACAGCGCCTCCATTACGATGAGGAAATTCGTGCATATTTGCGTGGTAAAGATTACCGTAGCCGATACCCAAGTAAGCATGAGCCCGGGTATAAAATCAAGCCACGTTAGGCCGTGTATGTAGAGCGCACCGATAGCGCAGAgcaaaatacacatatgtacgcGCTGTAACAGTGCCTTGCGGGTGAGTTTCTTCGGTGCGCCAGTCCAGGCTTGATGCTTGCTTGCTATGCGCGGGGTTTGTAACGTTGTTCCGTTGTTGGTTTCACCCAGATAAATACCATGTAGTATGCCGTAACGCAACCACGTACGTAGTTGCTGCTCCATGTTGCTTTTATGGACTAATAGCGCTTACCAAACtcaactttccaatggaaaatTATGTAGATGTTCCTTCAGACGCTTGATAAGCATGAGTGACAGGCGTATTGATAACCCTTTAAATGCTAGATTGCTGGCGGCATGTGATATTAAGGGCAAGTATTTAATCTTGATACTTGAAAGGCTTAAAATGTTGAACACAAGAATGCATTTGCATTGTAgctacatactcgtacatatattgtaagtgaacgagttacatacatacatacacacatataaatttttagaattggAACGAAGAAGAGGTTGTTTTCAAGAGTAAATTCATAGgtgataaaatgaaattttaaagaaaatcaaagtGATATAGCTAAAAACAATGTGCAGGTACGAAATGGAATCGGAACACATGTGTGTATTTAAGGAATTTTATAGTAAAATGACCTTTCgaagaaaatcaaagaaatctAGCTAAGGAAAAGTGATGGAACGAGATGGAATCGGAACACTAAGTTACTATGAAAATAATGCTTGAACCATATTAGGAAATGGTTTGTGGAAAagtcttaaaaatattgaaacaatatGGAATAGAACAACATGTAATAAAAACACAAGTTACAAAACAAGAATattaatactaaaataagttaatTTCGTTCAAAAGAGAGATCGATGTGGaagaacatatacatatgtatataacagaaAGATGGAACAGCCTGATATGGAAtgataattataaattaatgaatgacatgcaagtattttgaaaaagatagttatgtaatataaaaagctaggaaaacaattaaaatcgAATAAAAAGTAGGCCAAAATAGCTACATACATAAGGAAATTGAGAAAAGAAGAGcgaaaaatatggaaatgagCGGAATAGAATGGAAATGTATAGAATGGGTCGTGAATTAAAGGAAATCAATGTACAAATAACTGTTTTAATGCAAAGGAACGATGTTGAATTGGAACAGAAATGGAACAACCTGCATAATggaaatgcaaattaaaaaaataatgcaaaagcaAATGTGTTCAATTTGACGGAACGCTTTGGAATTTGAACACTAAGTTGAAATAGTAAATGGAAGATGCATAGAACATGCTTGTTAGGAAAAGCCTAAATTGTGCTGTAATGTTGCTTTTCCATTACAGCACTATTTaggtttttccttttttagaaaagtaatgcaaaaacacattttttccaTATGAAGGAACGATTTGAAATTGGAACGAGAATGGAACAGCATGCATAATGGAAATGCTAATTACAAACATAATTCTAAAACAAATGTGTTCCATATGAAAGAACGATTTGGAATCAGAACACCAAGTGAAACAGTAAATGGAATAATATGCATTGGAGCTTAATAAGCGCTCTAACATCATATGTGAGTATTAATAAAGCTAAAATGGAGACCATATACAATTCAGTCATCAGcatgacaagctgagtcgattcagcCATATCCctctgtcatacaaattgatagATTTATGTTCATGtatggaaacttctttatttgtcaaGGATACAACAGCTTCGATACAATCGCGgttaacattttttccttttttattccaatttttctataatttgttagattgaaaattaaatatttaaaaattgtattactaTCACCAAATAAGTCGCTATACAGGTACAAATCTGCAAAGAAAACCCATTAATACTCCcacacacattttatttaagtataccTTTAGGCTTACCGACATTATCAGCCGAATATTCAATGTAAAGAAGTTCCTTGCGGTCACCTCAATGCACTGCAGCTGCAGTTGCGTGgaaaattgttgcagcaacATGCGATAAGCGCACATGGATTGCGAGGAATTTGCAACGATTATGCGGCACAACATGCTAGCTATCAAGCGATCCTGAAAGTATGCAGAGAATGGAGTTGCGGCATGATATCTTGTAATTTGCTTGCGTACGCACCAACTGCTTGCAATTATGGCACAAATAACAGAGATGCCAGATAATGATGGTCATGGGCAGCAGCCACCAAAAGCACGCGACGTAGTAGTTGCGACGTTCGAGATAGCCCTCCCAGCTGAGCAGCGCCCAGTAGAGCGTACAGCCATAGTCCAGCATATAACAGAAAATGATGCTAAACAGCGACCAGCCAGCGACCGCATTGAGCAGCTCAAATGCCTTGTACAGCAAATCATAGATATCCTTTATGGCCAATAGATAAGCCAGTGTTTGCAGTTTTTCGTAGTTAACATCCAACAGCTGCTGGTTTGGCGCCGTGCGGTAGGCAACAAGCTGTTGCAATTTCAAGCAAAGACAACGCATGTAATGACGCAGCACGCACACGTAGATCAGCAGCTGTATTAAGCGTAAGCGCATCGC
The DNA window shown above is from Bactrocera tryoni isolate S06 chromosome 4, CSIRO_BtryS06_freeze2, whole genome shotgun sequence and carries:
- the LOC120775147 gene encoding putative gustatory receptor 39b, whose amino-acid sequence is MEQQLRTWLRYGILHGIYLGETNNGTTLQTPRIASKHQAWTGAPKKLTRKALLQRVHMCILLCAIGALYIHGLTWLDFIPGLMLTWVSATVIFTTQICTNFLIVMEALWKQPEHEAFLLLLDEIEVSLKLRLRQDVQPLLLHKIVRTHLIYLLALSLGSIMLFIITSLWLNYIGYFWHGLWSIITMRLRIIQLVIYVRVLRHYLECLCTKLRQIEAYRTAPAQQLLDINYEKLASLEYLLAIKEIYMLLHKAFQLLNSFAGWSMFSIIACYMFDFTCNLYWTLLSLDGFVRRRYYYIAGPAAMMPLIALICHLCCLCDNCTKLGRTVAHLLSKITIMSTADTLSSYRLALYQLSAQLQLQRIEVTAEHFFVLEMRFLMTISTAVAMNLVILIQFLNS
- the LOC120776129 gene encoding uncharacterized protein LOC120776129, with translation MEQQFRAWLRYSLVFGFYISPTPDASKKSAQATSLSRTNHGFTCSLQRLKKLYLYVLLPWLCVLYVNGLASRKPVPGTMLSWTVATLFFSSQAFSNILMAAEGIWRQQQHETFLRLLHEIEFSLRLRLRLDIKLDVFLPRVRQLLRFQLWLSAICVLIFVYNFIKLQYIGYFWYSIWFAIAMRLRLIQLLIYVCVLRHYMRCLCLKLQQLVAYRTAPNQQLLDVNYEKLQTLAYLLAIKDIYDLLYKAFELLNAVAGWSLFSIIFCYMLDYGCTLYWALLSWEGYLERRNYYVACFWWLLPMTIIIWHLCYLCHNCKQLDRLIASMLCRIIVANSSQSMCAYRMLLQQFSTQLQLQCIEVTARNFFTLNIRLIMSICTCIATYLVIVIQFLNI